The segment ATGGAACAGAATTAAAAGATATTTTAATCACTATTGAAAGCCAAGAAATTTTTCAAATAGATAAACAAGAATTAAAAGATTTTTTTTGGAATATGTTTATTGCCGATAGTTTATTAGGTAACTTTGATAGGCACAATGGAAATTGGGGATTTTTGATTAATGAAAAAACAGGAGAACATAAAATCGCACCTATTTACGATTGTGGTTCTTGTTTATTTCCACAAGCCGATGAAAAAATGATGTCTGCAATATTAACAAATCCCAAAGAATTAGAAATGCGAATATATACATTTCCAAATTCTGCCATAAAAGAAAATAATGTCAAAATTCGACCATATCATTTTTTAACAAATACTAACAATATGGATTGTTTAAAAGCTTTACAGAGAATTACACCAAAGATAGATTTAGCAAAAATAAATTCGATTATTGACAACACACCATATATTTCTAATTTGCATAAAGATTGTTTAAAAATAATCATTAAAGAAAGAAAAGAAAAAATTTTAGATTATGCGTTGAATTTGGCATACGAAAAAGGCAAATTAACAAAAGAACAATTAAAAGAAAAAGCAGAAAACAATCAAGTGAGTGTTGCGAGTGTTCTATCAGAAGCTCAAATGGTAGCGAAAAAGCTAAAAATTGGTAAAAAAATTAGTAGTAAGAGCAAAGAAATAGATTTTTAAGTATATTTTCTATTAGCTGAAATTAAAAAATTAAATGGAGCAAAATCAATGGATAACAATATAACTTTTGAGAGTGTTAAAAGCTACATAGAAACAATGCCAGTAGATGTGAAATACTACATAATAATCGCTTGTATTCTTTTGGTTGTTTTTGTGATTATGTTTATAAGAAACAGAAAATATTATAAGTTAGTAAAAGAATATAATCTTTTGATGTTGGAACGAAATGAGCTAGAAAGACAAATAGTTCAGAAAGTTAAAAAACTTTAATTTAAGTATATTTTTTTGTAGATAGAATTCATAAAGGATTTACTATGTGGCTAATTAGTTTAATTTTATGGTTGCTTCCGATTTCTATTTTGATTGATTATGATTATTTAGAGTTTAAAAATAAAGCAGAAGAGCGTTTAGCTATCTATGTTCCTATTATTTTTGTTCTCTATTTAATTTTTAATGAATTTTATAAGTGTTTAGCTAAAACAAATTTTGAAATATCATCTGTGTGGATATTTTTATTAGATTTATTTTTCCACGAAATTTTTGTAGTCGGATTAGGTTTAATGGTTATGATGTTTTTATATATAAAAATATTTAAATATGTCGTGCGACTTTTGCGTTCTGTATTACACGAATTTATCTATGTTTTTATGGATTTTGTTTTTATGCAAGACCACGAAGATTTTGTGAAAAAAGGCGAGTATTATGCTTGGACGGAATATTTAACGCAAAATAAAGTAAGCGAAGCACAATTTAGCAAAATAGCACCATTTGAAACTTTGAAAGATTTTGAGAATTGGGCAAATGCAACAAACAATGAAAATGTTCAAAGAGTTTATAATGAGATAATGAAAAAGCAAAAAGGTGAAAAATAAAAACAAAAAACCTTTTTAAAATATATATATTATTTTTAAAGTTTTATATACCTAACGGCTCTATGGAATTTAGATAATCTCCATACCATTGCATAAGCTTCTTTAATGCTCTATTTGCGCTCTTTTTGCACATAGGCATTTTTGCTAGACACTTGACAATAATAGAATAAATAGCAATTTTATATCGCTATTTTGGGCTTTGTGGATTAATTATAATGAAAAAGAAAGCAGAAAATATATTAGGTGGTGTCCCTGGCGAACTCGATAATATACTTATAAAATACCGATAAAATCAATATTTTAATGTGTTATTGCTTTTATATTTTACCTAATAGCTAAAATTTAGCCATAAACTTGCATTAGAACACACAATTCCATAAACTATTTCTTTATTATCTAATCTCTATGCTTAATTTTTTCCCTAAAACACTAGTCGCACTTTGCAAAGTTTGCAAAGTCAAGGAAGTATTTGTGGTATAATTTCGGTATCGGCAACAGATGAAATGTTCTTTTGAACCAGTCGTCCGTCAAGACTTTGGGC is part of the Campylobacter sp. VBCF_01 NA2 genome and harbors:
- a CDS encoding HipA domain-containing protein, whose protein sequence is MCNEIDFTTCKRNVRVFNGGNGSKIGIIYNNENYLLKFPPQGKDTTELSYTNSCFSEDISCKIFKTLGLNSQDTMLGKYKDKIVVACKDFTEIDYKLYDFASLKNTIIDSVNNGYGTELKDILITIESQEIFQIDKQELKDFFWNMFIADSLLGNFDRHNGNWGFLINEKTGEHKIAPIYDCGSCLFPQADEKMMSAILTNPKELEMRIYTFPNSAIKENNVKIRPYHFLTNTNNMDCLKALQRITPKIDLAKINSIIDNTPYISNLHKDCLKIIIKERKEKILDYALNLAYEKGKLTKEQLKEKAENNQVSVASVLSEAQMVAKKLKIGKKISSKSKEIDF